From the Bacillus tuaregi genome, one window contains:
- a CDS encoding zinc ribbon domain-containing protein, with product MNQTHIGEFRKILQWVASKRGKQYKIVNERNTTKECCVCGHKEKKEPEVRLFICLSCGHTIVRDLNSAINMAKKIQILSGSDWVKKWKLACITYAVRYDLFANHEKPIASVRNSGANKLNPMA from the coding sequence TTGAATCAAACACATATTGGTGAATTCCGTAAAATATTACAGTGGGTTGCTTCTAAACGTGGGAAACAATATAAAATAGTAAACGAAAGAAATACAACCAAAGAATGTTGTGTTTGTGGTCATAAAGAAAAGAAAGAACCGGAGGTTCGTTTGTTTATTTGTCTTTCTTGTGGACATACCATTGTTCGTGACTTAAATAGTGCCATTAATATGGCTAAAAAGATACAAATATTGTCTGGCTCGGACTGGGTGAAAAAGTGGAAGCTCGCTTGTATCACCTATGCGGTAAGGTATGATTTGTTCGCAAATCATGAGAAACCGATTGCATCCGTTAGAAATAGCGGTGCAAATAAATTGAATCCTATGGCTTGA
- a CDS encoding alpha/beta fold hydrolase — protein MGYYVKVEPGIKLYVEDINPKGRKTLVFLHGWPLSHKQFEYQFNVLPAMGYRCIGIDWRGFGKSDKPISGYHYDRLADDIRTVIGVLQLDHFTLIGHSTGGAIAIRYMSRYNGYGVSSLVLVDAAAPIGFTAETANRLLTQALNDRPKMMQEVTDTFFFQYITSSFSKWFIQLGLQAAGWSTVAIIQTLRDEKLYSDLDKIQAPTLIIHGVHDKVIPFAQAQELKQKIRHSQLVPFQYSGHGAFWEERDKFNQLLRQFNGSIHEGFNQKR, from the coding sequence GTGGGATATTACGTGAAGGTAGAGCCTGGCATTAAATTATATGTAGAAGACATAAATCCAAAGGGCAGAAAGACCCTCGTCTTTTTACATGGCTGGCCGTTAAGCCATAAACAGTTTGAATATCAATTCAATGTTCTACCCGCAATGGGATATCGCTGTATCGGTATAGACTGGAGAGGATTCGGAAAATCAGATAAGCCAATAAGTGGTTACCATTATGACCGATTGGCAGATGATATCCGAACCGTCATTGGCGTGCTTCAATTAGACCATTTCACATTAATTGGTCACTCGACAGGCGGAGCAATCGCCATTCGCTATATGTCCCGCTATAATGGCTATGGAGTATCCAGCCTAGTCCTTGTAGACGCTGCAGCTCCTATCGGCTTTACGGCAGAAACGGCAAATCGATTGCTTACGCAAGCGTTAAATGACCGTCCTAAGATGATGCAAGAGGTAACAGACACCTTCTTCTTTCAATATATCACAAGCTCCTTCTCTAAGTGGTTTATTCAATTAGGGCTCCAAGCAGCAGGCTGGTCCACCGTAGCCATCATCCAAACACTTAGAGATGAGAAGCTTTATTCAGATTTGGATAAAATACAGGCACCGACCTTAATCATTCATGGCGTTCACGACAAAGTCATTCCATTTGCACAAGCTCAGGAACTGAAGCAAAAGATCAGACATTCACAGCTTGTTCCGTTTCAATATAGTGGTCATGGTGCTTTCTGGGAAGAACGCGACAAGTTTAACCAACTATTAAGGCAATTTAATGGTTCTATCCATGAAGGCTTCAATCAAAAAAGATAA
- a CDS encoding DNA alkylation repair protein, with protein MNEKKGTEIKISSKAESILTQINSQTKLGDIRKIAKEIKKDHELAMELWSSEEFLPRLLAILIMDKKLLSQDVLNKLDKDMQTHTYDERNNLMDWLMANQLTKDKKLIALMESWKNSPSALQRRAFWYYQARLRWTGQTPPDNTEDLLSALEANMTQEEPEVQWAMNFTAGWIGVYDEQNRARCMNLGEKTGLYKDEMVSKGCTPNYLPEFITIEVNKRQNKL; from the coding sequence ATGAATGAAAAGAAAGGTACCGAAATAAAGATTTCTTCAAAAGCAGAAAGTATTCTAACTCAGATTAATAGTCAAACGAAGCTAGGCGACATACGTAAAATCGCAAAGGAAATTAAGAAAGATCACGAACTAGCGATGGAACTTTGGTCAAGCGAGGAGTTTCTTCCCAGACTATTAGCCATCTTAATTATGGATAAAAAACTTCTTTCACAAGATGTACTAAATAAGCTCGATAAGGACATGCAGACTCACACTTACGATGAGCGAAATAACTTAATGGATTGGCTAATGGCTAATCAGCTCACCAAAGACAAGAAGCTAATTGCCTTGATGGAGTCATGGAAAAATAGCCCTTCTGCGCTTCAAAGGCGAGCTTTCTGGTATTACCAAGCGCGATTGAGATGGACGGGACAAACACCACCAGATAACACCGAAGACCTACTATCTGCATTAGAAGCTAATATGACGCAGGAAGAACCGGAAGTTCAATGGGCGATGAATTTTACCGCTGGCTGGATAGGCGTTTATGATGAACAGAACCGCGCACGTTGTATGAACCTTGGTGAGAAGACGGGTCTTTACAAAGATGAAATGGTATCAAAAGGATGTACTCCCAACTATTTACCAGAGTTCATTACGATTGAAGTGAACAAACGACAAAATAAATTGTGA
- a CDS encoding PDDEXK-like family protein: MEIRDLFDLENDTTFQQLNQQVNSFNTLKILKLENHEIRHSNVLAWLLSPKENHGLRDYFLRKLVEHLILIEENTAKSQYENVGEILNHSLMDSHVYREVKTNKNRYIDLLIINQQMKTVFLIENKFYTTESKNQLDDYLEFIEQNFKNFTVIPIYLTLTGEEPSNPQYFILTYERIESILNTVLMLYKDQLSDDVYKFIEHYDRLLEERFYPNQEQILQAIDIYRNHKQTIEELFGEAESIYKPLYFESGYRFEFIMKYKNTIQYIYKHGQNILSYSFERFIKQQFKEEVLFKAHPTLPYLLPPEWNGISRVHVKEPYYWLGKGLVVWFEQTNDSRLRMIAELGPIEYEDRLALIQQLERAGLTFKEGSKLEKARYTRFFSQKADVNKWDDMAEITQAMLNLYNSSEFTLLRQQLAAILNNENPKMEETPAAEVSIKESRVQVQRAFKCWMETRKIPEDHYRVSSKHLSFKIPLFDAYKEKLGETREKWWWDNGPFLFWMEIRADSIFFTLEVGPLEAEKRVMLMENLKEKGIRITKKGLTPEAKFNRIHSETLSIEGLEENRMMQTFNTLYDNTELQEILQKLEEIFDEVVMNLDK, from the coding sequence GTGGAAATAAGAGATTTATTTGATTTAGAAAACGATACAACCTTCCAGCAGCTCAACCAACAGGTGAATTCCTTTAATACATTAAAAATCCTTAAATTAGAAAATCATGAGATTCGCCATTCCAATGTTTTGGCCTGGTTATTAAGTCCGAAGGAAAACCATGGTTTGCGTGATTATTTTCTGCGTAAATTGGTTGAGCATCTTATCTTAATCGAGGAAAACACTGCGAAATCGCAATATGAAAATGTTGGAGAAATTCTGAATCACTCTCTAATGGATTCTCATGTCTATCGAGAAGTTAAAACGAATAAGAATCGGTATATTGATTTGCTTATTATAAACCAACAAATGAAAACGGTCTTTCTGATTGAGAATAAATTTTATACGACTGAATCAAAAAATCAGCTGGATGATTACTTGGAATTTATTGAGCAGAACTTTAAGAATTTCACGGTCATTCCCATTTATTTAACTCTTACTGGCGAAGAGCCTTCGAATCCACAGTATTTTATTCTTACCTATGAACGAATTGAATCTATCTTGAACACTGTTCTAATGCTATATAAGGACCAGCTAAGTGATGATGTGTATAAATTTATCGAGCACTATGATCGGTTACTCGAGGAACGTTTCTATCCTAACCAGGAACAAATCCTGCAGGCGATAGATATTTATCGCAATCATAAGCAGACCATTGAGGAGTTGTTTGGGGAAGCAGAATCGATTTATAAGCCGTTATATTTTGAATCGGGATATCGCTTTGAATTCATCATGAAATATAAAAATACCATTCAGTATATTTACAAGCATGGTCAAAATATTCTTTCGTATAGCTTTGAAAGATTCATCAAGCAGCAGTTTAAAGAGGAAGTCCTTTTTAAAGCACATCCAACCCTTCCCTATCTATTGCCTCCTGAATGGAATGGGATTAGCCGAGTTCATGTAAAGGAGCCATATTATTGGTTGGGCAAAGGGTTAGTCGTTTGGTTTGAACAAACCAATGATAGTCGTTTACGGATGATTGCTGAATTGGGGCCGATTGAATATGAGGATAGGCTGGCATTAATTCAACAATTAGAAAGAGCTGGCTTGACGTTTAAAGAGGGTTCGAAGTTAGAGAAAGCGCGATATACGCGATTTTTCTCGCAAAAAGCAGATGTAAATAAGTGGGATGATATGGCGGAGATTACTCAGGCGATGCTAAATCTATATAATAGCTCAGAATTCACTTTATTACGGCAACAGCTGGCAGCGATATTGAATAATGAGAACCCGAAAATGGAAGAAACCCCTGCAGCGGAAGTAAGTATAAAGGAATCGAGGGTTCAAGTGCAGCGTGCCTTCAAATGCTGGATGGAGACGAGGAAGATTCCTGAAGACCATTATCGTGTGTCATCAAAACACCTTTCCTTTAAAATACCGCTTTTTGATGCGTATAAAGAGAAATTGGGTGAAACAAGAGAAAAATGGTGGTGGGACAATGGTCCGTTTCTGTTCTGGATGGAAATAAGAGCTGATTCTATCTTTTTCACGTTAGAGGTTGGTCCCCTTGAAGCTGAGAAACGAGTGATGCTAATGGAAAACCTAAAGGAAAAAGGCATTCGAATCACAAAGAAAGGTCTTACACCAGAAGCCAAATTTAACCGAATACACTCTGAAACCCTTTCGATTGAAGGTTTGGAAGAAAATAGAATGATGCAGACATTTAATACACTGTATGATAATACAGAACTTCAAGAAATTCTACAAAAACTTGAAGAGATTTTTGATGAGGTTGTCATGAATCTGGATAAGTAA
- a CDS encoding sialate O-acetylesterase, which yields MKSILLIGQSNMAGRGFIEDVPPIYNENIQMLRNGRWQMMAEPLHFDRHVAGVGPAASFAQAWTEDHPGESIGLIPCAEGGSSIDEWAMDGILTRHAISEAAFAMETSELVGILWHQGESDSYGERYKTYEGKLRSLLKHLREELKAPDIPIIIGELGHYLGEVGFGKSAVEYKQINQILSNVAHTENNCYFVTAKGLTANPDGIHKDAVSQRKFGLRYYEAFSKRKHVLDPLDRELDWIEKEAKRVLTKKERIFVQSTKFALGQLSFEEFSNNITKINEGK from the coding sequence ATGAAATCGATATTATTAATCGGACAATCGAATATGGCGGGCAGAGGATTTATCGAGGATGTACCGCCAATTTATAATGAGAACATCCAGATGCTGCGTAACGGTAGATGGCAAATGATGGCAGAGCCGCTTCATTTTGATCGTCACGTTGCTGGCGTTGGGCCGGCAGCCTCCTTTGCACAGGCTTGGACAGAGGATCATCCTGGCGAGTCCATTGGGCTCATTCCATGTGCCGAAGGGGGAAGCTCGATAGATGAGTGGGCAATGGATGGGATATTAACAAGACATGCGATTTCTGAAGCAGCATTCGCTATGGAAACAAGTGAACTAGTGGGAATCCTGTGGCATCAAGGAGAAAGCGACAGTTACGGAGAACGTTATAAGACGTACGAAGGTAAATTACGTTCATTATTAAAACACTTAAGAGAGGAATTGAAGGCACCAGATATCCCGATTATCATTGGTGAGTTGGGACATTATCTTGGAGAAGTCGGATTTGGAAAAAGCGCAGTAGAATATAAACAAATAAACCAGATATTATCTAACGTGGCACATACCGAAAATAATTGCTATTTTGTCACAGCAAAAGGCTTAACCGCCAATCCTGATGGAATTCATAAGGATGCTGTTTCCCAAAGAAAATTTGGCTTAAGATACTATGAAGCTTTTTCCAAACGAAAGCATGTGTTAGATCCTTTGGACAGAGAGCTAGATTGGATTGAAAAGGAAGCAAAACGTGTACTAACCAAAAAGGAGCGTATATTTGTTCAAAGCACGAAGTTTGCCTTAGGACAATTGAGTTTTGAGGAGTTTTCTAATAATATCACCAAGATTAATGAAGGTAAATAA
- a CDS encoding conserved phage C-terminal domain-containing protein encodes MSRLLISEKPLMVIPSLAQKIGLNEAIILQQIHYWLQISQHHNEGRKWVFNTYKDWQLQFPFWSESTIKRTIKSLEEQGYVISANFNRFKMDKTKWYTIDYEKVEALEMEELISQDSTIVQDETSSESFCQEEECVVNQAIPESTTENTSENKNNIPFSEIITYLNDQANTSYKPGTKKTKDLITTRWNEGFRLEDFKRVIDLKAQEWLHDCVWNKYLRPETLFGPKFESYCNQKSATKKIYCEGDFNLDD; translated from the coding sequence ATGAGCAGACTATTAATTTCAGAAAAACCACTAATGGTGATCCCGTCCTTAGCCCAAAAAATCGGATTGAATGAAGCTATCATTTTACAGCAAATTCATTATTGGCTTCAAATCAGCCAGCATCATAATGAAGGAAGAAAATGGGTGTTTAATACCTATAAGGACTGGCAGCTGCAATTTCCTTTTTGGTCAGAATCGACGATTAAGCGAACGATCAAATCACTAGAAGAACAAGGGTATGTCATTTCAGCTAACTTTAACCGATTTAAAATGGATAAAACGAAATGGTACACGATTGATTATGAAAAAGTTGAAGCATTAGAGATGGAGGAGCTAATCAGTCAGGATTCCACCATAGTTCAGGATGAGACGTCTAGTGAATCATTTTGCCAAGAGGAAGAATGCGTCGTGAACCAAGCAATACCAGAGAGTACTACAGAGAATACTTCAGAGAATAAAAACAATATCCCTTTTTCCGAAATCATCACCTACTTGAACGACCAAGCGAATACCTCCTACAAGCCGGGAACGAAGAAAACGAAGGATCTGATTACCACACGCTGGAATGAAGGGTTTCGGCTGGAGGATTTTAAGCGAGTGATTGATTTAAAAGCACAGGAATGGCTCCATGATTGTGTTTGGAATAAATATCTAAGGCCTGAGACCTTGTTTGGACCGAAATTTGAATCGTATTGCAATCAAAAGTCTGCTACTAAGAAAATTTATTGTGAAGGAGATTTTAACCTTGATGACTAA
- a CDS encoding replicative helicase loader/inhibitor codes for MTKREVFQLLKLISVYYEAYEINQEKVDQWFMMLQDYPYSRLEKNLRKHVAFSPYAPKVSDLIRTADNGSRAIPNVEETLAFLYKKQKPASPEVVQQSLTKIREILGIKRGEVQ; via the coding sequence ATGACTAAGCGAGAGGTCTTCCAGCTGCTCAAGCTCATTTCCGTTTATTACGAAGCCTATGAAATTAACCAGGAAAAGGTCGATCAGTGGTTTATGATGTTACAGGACTATCCTTACAGTAGGCTGGAGAAGAATCTGCGCAAGCATGTCGCCTTTTCTCCTTACGCACCAAAGGTATCTGACCTGATTCGAACAGCGGACAACGGCTCACGAGCGATTCCAAATGTTGAAGAAACACTTGCCTTTTTATACAAAAAACAAAAACCAGCAAGCCCAGAGGTTGTCCAGCAATCGCTGACGAAAATACGAGAAATACTTGGCATCAAGAGAGGGGAAGTCCAATGA
- the dnaB gene encoding replicative DNA helicase, which yields MNKSPYYSLEVEEAFIGSLLLDGELIKECTIIPEQLYVQRLKTIFTFMVSLAKKGKPIDMVSVAEEAGNELFQLGGGSYLVAISGSVPSTANFHYYEETVKEYFRKRKTVEIAHRIKQEAEEGDIEIILRDGISHLQQVEDHGAVPDQGDIKNGLIDLYQECEKDLGDLGGIPSGFTMLDQLTGGFQESDLVVIGARPSVGKTAFALNLALQAAKDDVSIIFSLEMAKKQLLKRAVSQVGEVSSVKIRNPYRLFEEQDWNQLHKAMATLSELNLHIFDQGGMDVSFIHSNVRKLRRKYGEEKRILVLIDYLQLIQGDSRLRGNRVAEISEISRALKQMAKELNVVVIALSQLSRAVENRQDKRPMLSDLRDSGQIEQDSDLIAFLYRDDYYDQQSKEKDRIEIILAKQRNGPVGTVHLRFQKEFGRFEEWVG from the coding sequence ATGAACAAAAGCCCTTATTACAGCTTGGAGGTAGAAGAGGCCTTCATCGGTTCCCTGCTATTGGACGGGGAGCTAATCAAGGAGTGCACCATTATTCCGGAGCAGCTCTATGTGCAGAGACTAAAGACCATTTTCACGTTTATGGTCAGCCTGGCTAAAAAAGGAAAGCCGATTGACATGGTGTCAGTGGCAGAGGAAGCAGGCAATGAGCTATTCCAGTTAGGTGGTGGCAGTTATCTTGTGGCCATCTCCGGAAGTGTGCCCTCAACGGCTAATTTTCACTATTACGAGGAAACCGTGAAGGAATATTTTCGAAAAAGAAAGACCGTGGAAATCGCCCATCGTATCAAGCAGGAGGCAGAGGAAGGGGATATCGAAATCATCCTCCGTGATGGAATTTCCCATTTGCAGCAGGTGGAAGATCATGGAGCTGTCCCGGATCAAGGTGATATCAAAAACGGTTTAATTGATCTTTATCAGGAGTGTGAAAAGGACCTAGGAGACCTTGGCGGAATTCCGTCAGGCTTTACCATGCTCGACCAGTTAACGGGAGGGTTCCAGGAATCCGATTTAGTCGTGATTGGTGCCCGTCCAAGCGTTGGAAAAACAGCCTTTGCCTTGAACCTGGCGCTACAGGCTGCAAAGGACGATGTGTCCATCATTTTCTCTTTAGAAATGGCGAAAAAGCAGCTGTTAAAAAGAGCCGTTAGCCAGGTCGGAGAAGTGAGCTCCGTGAAAATTCGAAATCCCTACCGGCTTTTTGAAGAACAGGACTGGAATCAGCTTCACAAGGCCATGGCTACACTATCTGAATTGAATCTACATATTTTTGATCAAGGTGGAATGGATGTGTCCTTTATTCATTCAAATGTACGAAAGCTGCGACGCAAATATGGGGAGGAGAAGCGAATCCTAGTCCTTATTGATTATCTGCAATTAATTCAGGGCGATTCACGGTTGAGGGGAAACCGGGTCGCTGAGATCAGCGAAATCAGCCGCGCTCTCAAGCAAATGGCAAAGGAGCTAAATGTCGTCGTCATCGCTTTATCCCAGTTAAGCCGTGCGGTGGAAAACCGGCAGGATAAACGTCCAATGCTGTCCGATTTGCGTGACAGCGGTCAAATTGAACAAGACTCCGATTTGATTGCCTTCCTGTATCGTGATGATTATTACGATCAACAATCAAAAGAAAAGGACCGTATTGAAATCATCCTTGCCAAGCAGCGAAACGGCCCAGTTGGAACGGTTCACCTGCGGTTTCAGAAGGAGTTTGGAAGGTTTGAGGAGTGGGTTGGTTGA
- a CDS encoding PH domain-containing protein, producing the protein MKYSSKKDLWLMLFIWISMLFSIGSSIYGLIVKEAGMAGFIIVSLMGVLLPIFFLWMLYSTYYLVTETHLIIRFGPFKQVIPLDSIKSVQNTNSPLSGPALSMKKIEIKYGKYDSVLISPKDREAFMDMLVEKYPEIKIIK; encoded by the coding sequence TTGAAATATTCCTCTAAGAAAGACCTTTGGTTAATGCTTTTCATTTGGATATCCATGCTCTTTTCAATAGGAAGCAGTATTTATGGATTAATTGTAAAGGAAGCGGGTATGGCTGGTTTTATCATCGTATCGTTAATGGGTGTCCTGCTACCGATTTTTTTCCTCTGGATGCTGTACTCAACCTACTACTTGGTCACGGAGACTCATTTAATCATACGGTTTGGTCCATTTAAACAGGTTATCCCGTTAGATTCGATAAAATCGGTGCAGAATACAAACAGTCCATTATCCGGTCCGGCACTTTCAATGAAAAAAATCGAAATTAAGTATGGAAAGTATGATAGCGTGCTTATCTCACCAAAGGATCGGGAGGCATTTATGGACATGCTGGTTGAAAAGTATCCAGAAATAAAAATAATCAAATAA
- a CDS encoding PadR family transcriptional regulator, with product MKKTEQLTDSMFYIMAALTKPRHGYGIMSLIEETTNGAITIGPASMYTIIKKLLKQEWIYLYDGSDSRRKTYLLTEKGREVLEEDVRIRKCLLRLAEAGLREGYK from the coding sequence TTGAAGAAAACCGAGCAATTAACTGATTCGATGTTTTATATTATGGCGGCTTTAACTAAACCAAGGCATGGCTACGGGATTATGAGCTTAATTGAAGAAACAACGAATGGGGCCATTACGATCGGTCCTGCTTCCATGTACACGATTATTAAAAAGCTATTAAAGCAGGAGTGGATTTATTTGTATGATGGGTCGGATTCAAGACGTAAAACCTATCTGCTTACCGAAAAGGGCAGAGAAGTATTAGAAGAAGATGTGAGGATAAGAAAGTGTTTGCTTCGATTAGCAGAAGCGGGATTAAGGGAGGGTTATAAATGA
- a CDS encoding DUF2812 domain-containing protein, translating into MSQKKYMMSGGLAFSEDKDMEKLRQLSLKGWHVSDFKFMGYTLEKGESSEYIYSIDYRSLKEDEKEEYFDFFEASGWGHIASQGDIHLFRAQPGTTPIYSDRDTTIDKYVNSNDSMKRLTIPIVILTVLLWIGAMVSTGTFASVLLVIASILSIFAFPAAWTLLATYNNKWKAKGEKGFVYLLKTLYFLLIIALFLLIFYGSDHVIGLFASMIFGAVALPFAIWVFMFLYHKLRV; encoded by the coding sequence ATGAGTCAAAAAAAGTATATGATGTCGGGTGGGTTAGCTTTTTCTGAGGATAAAGATATGGAAAAATTACGCCAATTATCTTTGAAAGGTTGGCATGTGAGTGATTTTAAGTTTATGGGATATACGCTTGAAAAGGGGGAAAGCTCAGAGTATATCTACAGTATCGATTATCGTTCATTAAAAGAGGATGAAAAAGAGGAGTACTTTGACTTTTTCGAAGCTTCTGGATGGGGGCACATTGCCTCACAAGGGGACATTCATTTATTTCGAGCACAGCCTGGAACGACACCGATTTATAGTGATCGTGATACAACGATTGATAAGTATGTGAATTCAAACGATTCTATGAAACGTCTCACCATCCCGATAGTAATCCTAACCGTACTCCTTTGGATTGGGGCAATGGTAAGCACGGGTACATTCGCATCCGTCCTACTTGTAATCGCATCGATTCTCAGTATATTTGCCTTCCCAGCAGCCTGGACCTTACTCGCCACCTATAATAACAAATGGAAGGCAAAAGGGGAAAAAGGATTCGTCTATCTATTGAAAACTTTATACTTCCTCCTCATCATTGCTTTATTCTTGTTAATTTTCTATGGTTCTGACCATGTCATTGGTCTTTTTGCATCCATGATTTTTGGAGCCGTCGCCCTTCCATTTGCTATTTGGGTCTTTATGTTTCTGTATCATAAGTTGCGTGTTTAG
- a CDS encoding NAD(P)H-dependent flavin oxidoreductase — MITLDTPLCDGLNIKYPIIQAGMAGGSTTVELIANVCNAGGLGSLGAAYMMPDDIRKAIRNIKQQTDRPFAVNLFCVEDIINQNDKEHEHEVKEVLLSLGENLGITEDHIQFQTPNLFNERFQVLIEEEVPIISTAFGILPVDKMAAAKQRNIKVISMVTTVKEAMIAEKAGVDVIVAQGSDAGGHRSTFDIKEDPMGANIGTFSLIPQVVENVHIPVVAAGGVMNGKGLVAALALGAQGVQLGTKFLGSKESGIHPLYKKALFESTEEQTVLTKNFSGRPARGIKNKFIEEFDRSGVHPLAYPLQNTATSSLRKEAFKQNQIEYMALWAGQGLRFMQHENHAEMIIKELIDEAEEILG; from the coding sequence ATGATTACCTTAGATACACCCTTATGTGATGGATTAAATATTAAATATCCTATTATACAAGCTGGAATGGCTGGAGGCTCTACGACGGTGGAGCTAATAGCTAATGTATGTAATGCTGGAGGATTGGGAAGCTTGGGTGCTGCATACATGATGCCCGATGACATAAGGAAGGCCATTAGGAACATTAAGCAGCAAACCGATCGCCCTTTTGCCGTCAATTTGTTTTGTGTAGAAGACATCATCAACCAGAATGATAAGGAACACGAACACGAGGTAAAAGAGGTGTTACTTAGCCTTGGGGAAAATCTAGGCATTACGGAAGATCATATCCAGTTCCAAACCCCTAACCTGTTTAATGAGAGGTTTCAAGTTTTAATCGAAGAAGAAGTACCCATCATAAGCACAGCTTTTGGAATACTACCCGTTGATAAAATGGCAGCGGCTAAACAAAGAAATATAAAGGTAATCTCGATGGTAACCACAGTGAAGGAAGCAATGATTGCAGAAAAAGCAGGAGTAGATGTGATTGTAGCTCAAGGTAGTGATGCGGGTGGTCATCGAAGTACCTTTGATATAAAAGAAGATCCCATGGGAGCAAATATAGGAACTTTTTCACTCATTCCACAGGTGGTAGAGAATGTTCATATACCAGTTGTAGCTGCTGGAGGCGTCATGAATGGAAAGGGGCTAGTCGCAGCACTTGCTTTAGGTGCTCAAGGTGTTCAGCTGGGGACAAAGTTCCTGGGGTCAAAGGAGTCAGGCATTCATCCTCTCTACAAAAAAGCTCTCTTTGAGAGTACAGAAGAACAAACCGTCCTTACAAAAAACTTCTCAGGAAGGCCTGCGAGAGGCATAAAAAATAAATTTATCGAAGAATTTGATAGGTCAGGCGTTCACCCTTTAGCCTATCCTCTTCAAAATACAGCAACCAGTAGCCTTAGAAAAGAAGCCTTCAAACAAAATCAAATCGAATATATGGCGCTGTGGGCAGGACAAGGTCTTCGATTCATGCAACATGAAAATCATGCAGAAATGATTATTAAGGAACTGATAGACGAGGCTGAGGAAATCTTGGGATAA
- a CDS encoding MerR family DNA-binding transcriptional regulator, with product MFTIREAAEMLGVATSTLRRWENEGKIKSVRTTGNHRRYTVEELSKIKKVKPLNEKITVGYCRVSSSDQREDLKRQVELVSMYCTAKGYGFEIIEDLGSGLNYNGVCQYSCRI from the coding sequence ATGTTCACAATTAGAGAAGCGGCGGAAATGTTAGGAGTGGCAACATCTACGTTAAGAAGGTGGGAAAACGAAGGAAAAATTAAGTCCGTTCGTACAACAGGCAACCACCGTCGGTATACTGTTGAAGAATTATCTAAAATAAAAAAAGTGAAGCCATTAAATGAAAAAATAACCGTAGGTTATTGTCGCGTTTCTTCTTCTGATCAAAGAGAAGATTTGAAACGTCAGGTAGAACTGGTGAGTATGTATTGTACGGCAAAGGGGTACGGTTTCGAAATAATAGAAGATCTGGGAAGTGGATTAAACTATAACGGTGTTTGTCAATATAGTTGTCGCATTTAG
- a CDS encoding zinc ribbon domain-containing protein, which translates to MSKIYQTEFWDQKIDEIKSKRDFCERKSIKIETEHGNAYWQPSKRWARYNNTLNKAYHTRREQIKVALYSIAHWLYNHYDLVIIGDYTPTNGTARSKNMKRSMLNQTHIGEFRKILQWVASKRGKQYKMVNERNTTKECCVCGHKEKKEPEVRLFICLSCGHTIVRDLNSAINMAKKIQILSGSDWVKKWKLACITYAVRYDLFANHEKPIASVRNSGANKLNPMA; encoded by the coding sequence ATGAGTAAAATTTATCAAACAGAATTCTGGGATCAAAAGATTGATGAAATCAAAAGTAAAAGAGATTTTTGCGAGAGAAAATCAATCAAAATAGAAACAGAACACGGCAACGCTTACTGGCAGCCAAGCAAAAGATGGGCTCGATACAATAATACTTTGAATAAAGCGTACCATACACGACGAGAACAAATTAAAGTCGCGTTATATAGTATCGCACATTGGTTATATAATCACTACGATTTAGTGATTATTGGTGATTATACGCCTACGAATGGCACAGCTCGTTCTAAAAATATGAAAAGAAGTATGTTGAATCAAACACATATTGGTGAATTCCGTAAAATATTACAGTGGGTTGCTTCTAAACGTGGGAAACAATATAAAATGGTAAACGAAAGAAATACAACCAAAGAATGTTGTGTTTGTGGTCATAAAGAAAAGAAAGAACCGGAGGTTCGTTTGTTTATTTGTCTTTCTTGTGGACATACCATTGTTCGTGACTTAAATAGTGCCATTAATATGGCTAAAAAGATACAAATATTGTCTGGCTCGGACTGGGTGAAAAAGTGGAAGCTCGCTTGTATCACCTATGCGGTAAGGTATGATTTGTTCGCAAATCATGAGAAACCGATTGCATCCGTTAGAAATAGCGGTGCAAATAAATTGAATCCTATGGCTTGA